The following coding sequences lie in one Rutidosis leptorrhynchoides isolate AG116_Rl617_1_P2 chromosome 6, CSIRO_AGI_Rlap_v1, whole genome shotgun sequence genomic window:
- the LOC139853327 gene encoding glutathione S-transferase zeta class-like: MGYVPAIIDGDTVLADSSAIMWYLEERYPQHPLLPTEFKKKAINYQVAHVVTSSLQPILRVPILMYIEKHVGVDQKNSWIHKHLEKCFTALEELLKDHAGKYATGDELFLADVFLAPYVIDYPERCNFDMTGFPLLSKLGEEYLKIEAIQDALPEKQPDFSKM; encoded by the exons ATGGGGTATGTGCCTGCAATCATTGATGGTGATACAGTCCTTGCTGATTCCTCTGCAATCATGTGG TACCTTGAAGAGAGGTATCCTCAACATCCTTTGTTACCTACAGAATTTAAGAAGAAAGCAATAAATTATCAA GTTGCTCATGTTGTTACTTCAAGCTTACAACCTATATTAAGGGTGCCTATTTTG ATGTACATCGAAAAACATGTTGGTGTTGATCAAAAGAATTCATGGATTCATAAGCATCTTGAAAAATGCTTTACAG CTCTGGAGGAACTACTAAAAGATCACGCTGGTAAATACGCAACAGGAGATGAGTTGTTTTTG GCTGATGTGTTTCTAGCTCCTTATGTCATTGATTACCCAGAGAGATGCAACTTTGACATG ACCGGATTTCCTCTATTGTCGAAGTTGGGTGAAGAATACCTGAAAATAGAAGCCATCCAAGATGCGTTGCCCGAGAAGCAGCCTGATTTCTCAAAAATGTGA